From one Prochlorococcus marinus str. MIT 0912 genomic stretch:
- the pyrR gene encoding bifunctional pyr operon transcriptional regulator/uracil phosphoribosyltransferase PyrR: protein MPDEAVKKEIEILSKKELDRTIKRLASQILEKIPNIRSLLLVGIPTRGVYLSKFLSKYLEELSGQPVENGCLDPTFHRDDLAKIGTRIAQVTNLPSSVDDREVVLIDDVIYTGRTIKAALEALNSWGRARRITLLAMVDRGHREVPIQPDFCGRVVPTSKDETIDLRLNEIDGEEGIFLCKK from the coding sequence ATGCCAGATGAAGCAGTAAAAAAAGAGATAGAAATCCTCTCAAAGAAAGAACTTGATAGAACCATAAAAAGATTGGCTTCTCAAATTTTGGAAAAGATTCCAAATATTCGTTCTTTATTGCTAGTTGGAATACCAACTAGGGGAGTTTATTTATCTAAATTTCTATCAAAATATCTAGAGGAATTATCTGGTCAGCCAGTCGAAAATGGTTGTTTAGATCCTACTTTTCATAGAGATGACCTTGCTAAGATTGGTACTAGAATTGCACAAGTGACTAATTTACCTTCTTCTGTTGATGATAGAGAGGTTGTTTTGATTGATGATGTTATATATACAGGTAGAACGATTAAGGCAGCATTAGAAGCCTTGAATTCATGGGGCAGGGCAAGAAGAATTACGCTTCTAGCGATGGTAGATCGGGGCCATAGAGAAGTTCCCATTCAACCAGACTTTTGTGGGCGTGTAGTTCCAACTAGTAAAGACGAGACTATAGATCTTAGATTGAATGAAATTGATGGAGAGGAGGGTATCTTTTTGTGTAAAAAATAA
- the secG gene encoding preprotein translocase subunit SecG, which translates to MIIPLLSWAWAISGVFLILLVLLHSPKGDGMGGLASSGSSMFTSASSAESTLNRATWTCLILFLTLAVVLSAGWLK; encoded by the coding sequence ATGATCATTCCACTTTTATCTTGGGCATGGGCAATTTCAGGAGTGTTTCTAATACTATTAGTTCTTCTTCATAGCCCAAAAGGTGATGGAATGGGTGGATTAGCATCTAGCGGAAGCTCTATGTTCACAAGTGCCAGTAGTGCAGAATCGACTTTAAATAGAGCGACTTGGACATGTCTTATCTTGTTTTTAACCCTTGCTGTTGTTCTTAGTGCCGGATGGTTAAAATAA
- a CDS encoding Hsp70 family protein — protein sequence MEKIKIDPFEKSHQQEINKKDFGTLAIDLGSSTTVVVFQKENGQPPELLNLPPISRAPGEIPSLIWKSVEGEKEYYLIGQEIIDLNLINSKENNLSQDFKRWIGATEIQPIYDSKISPEKAGEILIHNIWEKVSEKVNIKRLVLTAPVDTYLEYKTWLVNVCNSLDVKEIALVDEPTAAAMGAGLEPGSTLLVLDFGGSTIDMSIVALEGGEGKAAPIAQLVRFDGNNLEGKSTQVLRTAKVLGKSGLRIGGKDIDRWICNYLLPKENPTNAILRQAEALKCELSNTNIKETFVITKKVQNDQCEEKFLKLSKKGLEELLIENGLLKSIQKLFNQTINVAKRNSFELKALDSVVLVGGGSRIPLIKNYLGELCNSIPFLTPPPIEAIALGALHLTPGVQVKDVLNKGISLRCWNKKNEKHIWHPLFLAGQTWPTNKPLEIVLAASINNQLSLDLVIGEPQEEGSNEIIYINGIPTLKTIESKDKIKRLNNSLISISLDPPGEIGQDCIKLMFNINDKCQLEVEGIDLRNNNKITIQNLGQIR from the coding sequence ATGGAAAAAATTAAAATTGATCCATTCGAAAAATCACATCAACAAGAAATCAATAAAAAGGATTTTGGAACATTAGCCATAGATTTAGGGAGTTCTACAACTGTGGTTGTTTTTCAAAAAGAGAATGGCCAACCCCCTGAACTTTTAAATCTACCTCCAATTAGTCGCGCTCCGGGAGAGATACCTAGCTTAATTTGGAAATCAGTAGAAGGAGAAAAAGAATACTATTTAATTGGACAAGAAATTATAGATTTAAACCTAATTAACTCAAAAGAAAATAACTTGAGTCAAGATTTTAAAAGATGGATAGGAGCTACCGAAATTCAGCCTATATATGATTCAAAAATCTCCCCAGAAAAAGCAGGAGAGATTTTAATTCACAATATTTGGGAAAAAGTCTCGGAAAAGGTAAACATCAAACGATTAGTCTTAACTGCTCCAGTAGATACTTATCTTGAATATAAAACTTGGTTGGTAAATGTATGTAATTCATTAGATGTAAAAGAAATTGCATTAGTGGATGAACCTACTGCTGCTGCGATGGGAGCTGGACTTGAACCTGGTTCAACATTACTAGTTTTAGATTTTGGAGGCAGTACAATTGATATGTCAATTGTTGCGTTAGAAGGAGGGGAAGGGAAAGCTGCACCAATTGCTCAACTTGTCAGATTTGATGGCAATAATTTAGAGGGTAAAAGTACACAAGTTCTTCGCACTGCAAAAGTTCTAGGAAAATCAGGGCTTCGAATAGGTGGTAAAGATATAGACCGATGGATATGTAATTATTTATTGCCAAAAGAAAATCCAACCAATGCAATCTTAAGACAGGCAGAAGCACTAAAATGTGAATTAAGTAATACAAATATAAAAGAGACATTTGTTATCACTAAAAAAGTACAAAATGATCAATGTGAAGAAAAGTTTTTAAAACTATCTAAAAAAGGATTAGAAGAATTACTGATAGAAAATGGACTCTTAAAAAGTATTCAAAAGCTATTCAATCAAACAATTAATGTCGCAAAACGAAATTCATTTGAATTAAAAGCTCTTGATAGTGTTGTATTAGTCGGAGGAGGATCTCGAATACCTTTAATTAAAAATTATTTAGGTGAGCTCTGTAATTCCATCCCTTTTTTAACTCCTCCACCTATTGAAGCAATTGCATTGGGAGCATTACATCTCACTCCAGGTGTTCAAGTAAAAGATGTCCTTAATAAAGGCATCAGCTTAAGATGCTGGAATAAAAAAAATGAAAAGCATATTTGGCATCCTCTTTTTCTAGCAGGTCAAACATGGCCAACAAATAAACCTTTAGAAATAGTTTTAGCTGCAAGTATAAATAATCAATTAAGTTTAGATTTAGTTATCGGAGAACCTCAGGAAGAAGGGTCTAATGAGATTATTTATATTAATGGAATACCAACTTTGAAAACAATAGAGTCTAAGGATAAAATAAAGAGGTTAAATAATAGTCTTATTTCAATTTCCCTTGATCCTCCCGGTGAAATTGGTCAGGATTGTATTAAACTAATGTTTAATATTAATGACAAGTGTCAACTTGAAGTTGAAGGCATTGATTTACGAAATAACAATAAGATAACAATTCAAAATCTTGGGCAAATTAGATAA
- the gpmI gene encoding 2,3-bisphosphoglycerate-independent phosphoglycerate mutase has translation MSSSNAAVSISKGNVAPVVLAILDGWGHSEETNHNSIKQASTPVMDALWHAYPHTLIEASGADVGLPDNQMGNSEVGHLTIGAGRIIQQELVRISNTVKENKLIENNALNEFSKTLKNRGGTLHIMGLCSDGGVHSHINHLCGLMQWAAEKELANVSLHLFTDGRDTSAKSAAKYIEKIEETIKVTGVGEISSICGRYWAMDRDNRWERTLKAYELLTDPDFIVSNLSAQKCLEKSYEEGITDEFIEPIRLSPSFLNDGDGVVFFNFRPDRARQLVKALKLKDFDGFERKNKIDIDLLTFTQYESGLPVSVAFPPEPLNDLLGQVVSNHGLKQYRTAETEKYPHVTYFLNGGIEKPLKGEVRHLVPSPRVATYDLQPEMSADELTESCIKAIETGTYSLVVINFANPDMVGHSGILEAAIKANEKVDSCVGKLLNSIGKLGGSLLITADHGNSEMMLGPDGQPWTAHTTNPVPVILVEGEKRKLKGYGNDIKLREFGGGLSDLAPTLLHLLNLPKPKAMTGSTLIEPINLPKKSNLIPQPA, from the coding sequence ATGTCAAGCAGTAACGCCGCTGTTTCAATAAGCAAAGGGAATGTAGCCCCAGTGGTATTGGCGATACTTGATGGTTGGGGGCATTCTGAAGAAACTAATCACAATTCTATTAAACAAGCATCTACACCTGTAATGGATGCTTTATGGCATGCCTACCCACACACTCTTATTGAAGCAAGCGGTGCAGATGTTGGGCTACCAGATAATCAAATGGGGAACTCCGAAGTTGGACATCTAACTATCGGAGCTGGGAGAATAATTCAGCAAGAATTAGTCCGTATATCTAATACAGTTAAAGAAAATAAATTAATTGAAAATAATGCTCTTAATGAATTTTCTAAAACTTTAAAAAATAGAGGGGGAACTCTTCATATCATGGGACTTTGCTCAGATGGAGGGGTCCACAGCCATATCAATCATTTGTGCGGTTTAATGCAATGGGCTGCTGAGAAAGAATTAGCAAATGTCTCATTACACCTTTTTACTGATGGAAGAGACACCTCAGCAAAAAGTGCTGCAAAATATATAGAGAAAATAGAAGAAACAATCAAGGTAACTGGTGTAGGAGAAATTTCTTCAATTTGCGGAAGATATTGGGCTATGGATCGAGACAATAGATGGGAAAGGACTTTAAAAGCTTATGAATTACTTACTGATCCAGACTTTATTGTTAGCAATCTTTCCGCACAAAAGTGTTTAGAGAAAAGCTATGAAGAAGGAATCACAGATGAATTTATTGAACCTATTAGGCTTTCCCCCTCTTTCTTAAATGATGGAGATGGAGTGGTATTTTTTAATTTTCGCCCCGACAGAGCTAGGCAATTAGTAAAGGCTCTTAAGTTAAAAGATTTTGATGGCTTTGAGAGAAAGAACAAAATAGATATTGACTTACTAACTTTTACTCAATATGAGTCTGGTCTTCCCGTATCAGTTGCTTTTCCACCTGAGCCACTGAATGATTTATTAGGTCAAGTAGTCTCGAATCATGGACTAAAGCAATATCGGACCGCTGAAACAGAGAAATATCCTCACGTAACATATTTTTTGAATGGAGGTATTGAAAAGCCATTAAAAGGAGAGGTAAGACATCTTGTTCCATCTCCAAGAGTTGCAACTTATGATCTACAACCAGAGATGTCAGCAGACGAGCTAACTGAAAGTTGCATAAAAGCAATTGAAACTGGAACTTACTCGTTAGTGGTAATTAATTTTGCCAATCCTGATATGGTTGGTCATTCCGGAATCCTAGAGGCAGCTATTAAAGCTAATGAAAAAGTTGATAGCTGTGTTGGAAAATTATTAAATTCAATAGGCAAGTTAGGCGGATCACTTCTAATAACAGCTGATCATGGCAATTCCGAAATGATGTTAGGACCAGATGGTCAACCATGGACTGCTCATACAACAAATCCTGTGCCAGTTATACTTGTAGAGGGCGAAAAACGTAAATTAAAAGGATATGGCAATGACATAAAACTGAGAGAGTTCGGAGGTGGTTTATCTGATTTAGCTCCCACCCTCCTACACCTACTAAACTTGCCAAAACCTAAAGCAATGACTGGCTCAACACTTATTGAACCAATCAATTTACCTAAAAAGTCAAACCTTATTCCTCAACCCGCATAA